In the Rubripirellula tenax genome, ACTGCGCCCTGAAGAGACCACACCCCTAGCTCCTTTTGCCAGCTCGAAAATCTCTTTGCCGGTCGTTTCTGGCAATTGGACAGCCAAAGCCTCAACCAACCCCGATCGCTCCCAGCAAGCACTTTCATCCGCCAGCAAAGCTGCAATTCTCGATCCACTCGCCAGTTCGCCGACGCTGCGGATTTGATCTCTTTCGACGGCGATAAGCGTTTCCGCGATGAGGTGATCTGAAAATCGCTCGTAGGTAAAGCGAACGACCTCCGAGAACCCTGGTCCGCTGCGGTGACGAAGGGGAACAGATGTCAAAATCGCTTCGGATTCTAAGTTTCTGAAAAGTGACTGTTCGTACGAACTTCTGGGAAGGAGTTCATTGACCAAGTTCTTGGCATCGTCACGTGGAATTCTGTCTGTGCCGGACTTCGCCATCTCAAGCGACAGCCGATGGACTGCCCTCTCGACAAGATTGTCGTTCGGGTCGAAATCCAACTCGCGAGCAAGTTTGGAATTCTTGTTGGCTAAGAGAAACCGGATGATTGCCGTGATCCCCCTCAGTCCTTTGGGTACGTCAATCTCGCCACCTTCTTTCAAGCCCTCACAGAAGAGTTTCAAGAACAGTGGATTGTCAAACTCGGGGTTCATAAGTGGAGCAGACGGCCTGAGCCCATACTTCGCGAAAAATGCTGCGGCTGCCGTATCACTGATCCCCGAGAAGCCGCGATGCTGAATTCTTGCGAGTTCTGATTGTGCTGTCGTTGGAACAATCAGGCTTTCGTAGGAATCTCTTACCGAGACACAAAGGCGAATCCATTTCAATTCGCGAACTCGCTGGATCATCCCCGCAAGATACTTGATCCAAAGCTTCTTTCCGTCGCCTTCGTTCAACGCGTCAATGAAAATGACGGCAGGCTTTTTCGCCGCCTTCGCTGCAGCGACTATCGCACCAAGAAATTGGTCCCGATCGCAACTTAGCCCAACTCGGCTGATGATTTGGCTCCAAGGTTCGCTGTCTTGAAACTGTTCGCCAAACAGCAGGAGAACGGGACGACCAGATAAGTGTTCCGTCTGCGCCCAGCGACAGAAAGTATGGGTCTTTCCTTGACCCGCTTCACCAACAACAAGCACACCGGCGCTGTTTGCACACTCAGTTTGTGGGCTATTCAGGTAGTGCCCCAGCGCTGACATGGCAGCTTGGAAATCCCAAATTGCCGATGTTAGAGGGCGAACGCGGTCGTCAATTAGGGTGGTGCCGCCAGCTTCGTTCTCCGCAGCCTTTCGCGTGGACTCGCGGATGATTGAAGAGAGTTCCTCAACGTCATCACGCACCTGTTGCCTATGATAATTGATATCGTCCCAAGGTACGATTCTCACCATGCGGCTTGATTCAGAATCCTTCGTGGATCGCAGCCAAGCATCTAACAGCGATAGCAATTCTGCCGTGGAGTTCTTTAAGGGGCTGAAGTCGAAATCAGATATCGCCTCTCGGAAAAGGCGATTCGCCGCTGACCGTGCTTTGGACACATGCTCGCCCACAGCCTGCCAGAATGGCGCTGAGCGCACGAGAGCGTCGAAGAACTGCTGTTCTGCGTTTTCGACGTGAAAATCTGGGTCGTAGCGATCACGTGCGTTGGCGACCGCATCACGAATTTGCCCTGCGAACCAATGGTTGGTGAACGCTGGCGTGTTGAACCAGAACCACGCGAGTCCTCGATGCTCTTCTTTTGCGAGCCTCTGATTGAGCTGAGACTGTCCCCAGAATACGATCTCGATTTCGCGGCCAAGCTTTCGTGCATCGGCTTTCCACGTTTTGACCAGTTCATCCCACTTGTCTTTCGCCGATTTCTGATTCTTGACGCGGCCATCGGACAAATCCTGCGGAAGACAAATGTAGTAGTGCGTAAGCTTCGGATGTTTAGCCAAAGCGACTCGGAACGAGGCGTCGATTTCGTTCCACTGTTGCTTCCCCAGAAACTCTCGAAAATACTTGGCTTGCCACGCTCGTTCGGTCCCGTCTTGGTGGACCCAATAGCACTCAACACCAGCATCCGGTGTCCCCTTGCGTACGAACGACTCATATCCCGAAAGACTTTCTGCCTCCGCAAGCTGGCAACACAGTTCCTCAAATCCGTCGTTCTTAGAATTGTTCAGCGGACGAAGGTTATTCCAATCAATCGACATTTCACAAATTCTTGGCAAATACGCTTTGCAACTGCGGTGAGTGTTGGTCGAATCCGAACCAACTGCAGTTGATCTGGGTCCTGTTGTCAATCGCTCACACAAACGTCATCAAGCAGACACCACACGGAAAGAGTCAAAATGTTAGTGGAATCGACGGAAAGTTGCATCGGGCAGTTTGACGATCCAAGCGAAGCAATTTGTGAACGCGATATTTTGAAGGCGTTGAACACCTTGATGAAGAGTTCTTCGGCACCAGAGGATCAGTCCGAGAGACGCGGACTTGAATCTGAGATCGTTGCCTTTGAGTTCCACGAAAATGACTATGTTGCCTCAAGCAAAGGGGAGAAGTCCTTCTTTCGACCGGCGATGTCGTTCCAAGATGCTAAAGGCAAGCAAGTTACCGTTCCAGATCCTGCGGACATCACTCCCGAGTTGCTCGATCGTTGGTCCAGGCGTTGCGCATCGGTCACGCATCCAGTACTCAGATTTCGGTATGCAGCACTCGTTTGGGGTTTTTCTAAAACCGTGGCTGGTGCGACTGCGGACATCGAGATGGCAAGATCGGTGATCGACACATCCATCGAGATCGCAAAGTGCCGCCTTCACACGCGCGAGTTCTCGACAATCACGAAACTCGCCTACTCCCTTTCGATCGCTCAGTCGATTCGCGACCGCGACAGAACTGAACAAGTTTGCCGAGCGATTTTCGCGTATGAGCGTTCGATCGCAGAGGATGGAAAACTTGGGCTCTGGGGCTTCGCGTTTGATCTGTTGGTAGACGACAAACGCTGCCCAACGCCCGACGACGTTCGCGATCAGATTATTCGTGATCTCGAAGAACGCCTGGGCCGTGTCTGTGGCGATGAGGCGGAAGGCGTCAATCCACTCGCAGCAGAGGCCGCTGGCGTACGTTTGGCGCGGTGGTATCGCAGGCAAGACGAGCGAGAGAACGTCGAACGCGTGCTGCGTTGTTACGCCGGGGCATATTCCGCGGCATCCAAGAACGAAAGTGCGCTGGTTGGTTCGGCCTGGCTACAGAAGGTTTTCGCGATATTGATGCAATTTGGCATGAAAGAAGACGCCGATCAAATCGCGGTGCAGATTCGCCTTTTCTCAAAGAAAGGACTGACTGAACTCGCATCTGTCTCTTCGGATGTGGAAGTTCCCAAAGAGGAGCTGGACGCATTTCTAGACGACATGGTCGACGGCGATCTCGACACCGTTCTCGCCAACTTTGCGGCTCATTACGTTCCACGGTTGGATGAGGTTGAGCTGCAGGTCAAGGAACTTGCTGCTGATTTTCCGTTTACGGCAATGTTCCCAAGTACTCTCGTCGACCACGAAGGTCGTCCGAAGGCGCATGTCGGAAGCGTGGAACATGACCTGGAAGGAAACATCGCGAAAATCACTGCACAAAACATGCGATATGGTGCGATCTATGTGCGGTTAACGCTGGAGCGAATCGCCGAGAAGTTTGAGCTGAAGACTGATGACCTGCTCGCGTTTCTCTACCGATCCCCGATACTTCCCCCAGACAAGCGAAGCGTTATCGAAGCGGGGCTTAACGCGTATCTAAACCAAGACTGGCTTGTCAGTATTCACTTATTGATCCCACAAATCGAAGATTCGCTACTCAACTTCGTAATGATGTGCGGTCGCTCAACTTACAAACGAGGTCGCAACGGCGCGATGATGTTGAAGAACTTTGAGGAGTTGTTGAGAGACGAGGTCGTGGCGGAAGTCTTCGGTGCGAGTACGGTTCATTATCTTCGTATTCTGTTCACCGATCAGCGAGGGTGGAACCTTCGCAATGCGGTGTGCCATGGCATTTCGCCAGCGAACGCTTTTTGCGCTGCCCACGCCGATCGCGTTTTCCATGCGTTTCTGCTTTTCGGATTGATCCACGAATCGAGAGAACCCGATAGCAAAAGTCTTTGAGTCGTAAACGGCTTGGCAAGATTACACAACGCTGAGTCTGAATGAATGTTATTTTTCTCAAACTCGTCGTGGCCGGAAGAAGGATAGGCCGTACCCTGTTTTGCTGATCCGCAGATCTCCTCATTCAATCTTCGTTTCCCGAGAGGCATCTTCGGAATTCCTCGGGTTTCCAAAGCTTCCTTTATCCTTTGAGTAGATTAAACCAGAGCGATTCGCATCGTCATCTTTGGACCACAATGGAAACCGAAAGCCTTCGCCCGCGCGAGATTGTTCAAATTCCTCTAGTTCCTGCCTAGCTTGGTTTGCCAGTTCTTCCGAGGTCCCAGCAGACCCGATATAATTTCGGACAATCTTCATCCGATACTCAAAGTTCGGATGCGAGTAACCCAAATCCCAAAAACCTTGTCGTGACAGATCTCCAAATCTGGCCATTGTTCCTGCGGCAGTTGCTTGCGTCGAAAGCAGGGAAACACCGGAGTCAACCATCATCGCAGCCATGTTTCGATCAAGGTCAGACGTTTGCGATAAGCCAATTCGGATCTGCTCGGCAGCAAAGAGGTCTGCTTGGAGTTCACGTTCTTTTTGCATCGTGCTTGTTCGGTTGGGCTCAGCCGATCCGACAGAAAACACTTCACAGACTCCTGCGTCGCCATTTGAGATGTGCCCAAGCTCGTGAAGTAAGATAAATGCAAGGCTGCTTGAGTCCGGTTCAGAATCCGCGTTATCTGCGCGGAACATTTGCTCAAGACCGAATTCGTGGACAACGATTAGGCTATGGTCGCTGGAAACGAACGCCACCTCATCCATTTTCAATGATCGACCGTTTACTAAAAGCACCGGCACAGTATTTGGCATGCCGGTGGTGTCAGGACGCGATCCAGAAGAATCTACATAATTCAATTTCCAGGTGTCGCCGGATAGCCTATTGACTTGATCGACTGCTTCGGCGGTAAGCTTGGTAAGGCGTCGGCCATCACGCCAGCCAAAATGTTGGGCTCGAAGCGGCTCACTTTGACTATCGCACCCTGCAACAATTAAGAAGCAGACTAACCATCCAAAAAATCGAATAACACAACAATTCATTCCTGCAGATTTCATTGTTGCCCAGCCTCAAAGTCGAGATCTTCTAGTATCGCACCAATATCTGCGTTCGGCGCGTTCAGCTTCTCTTGCGTTTCCGCTATCAAGTTGTTGATTGAACTTCGGGCCTCAAAGCGATCGTGTGCGAGAGCGTTCATTCGCTCGGCAACGACGGTGAGCAGCACTGTAAGAATGCCAAGACGAGTGAGCCACCAATTGCTCGCCGACAATCGCTTCCGAACCTCCGATAAACGTTTCTCTGCAGTTGAAGGAGTCGTCGTGGAAGATTCGGGGGCTGAACTGACCGTTGATTCACTAACGATTTCGTCAACGCGAGCGCGTGAGCGATAGATAAGTGCAATGGAGACGAAGCCGCAAAGATAGATACCGATCGAGGACATTCTCGCACCGAATTGCCAAATGTTGCCACTCAATTCGGCTGACGAACGAAGCTCCTTTGCCCTCTCAAGCGACTCGTCAATTTGAGTTTGGTTTGCGGGACTAATTCCAGTCATGGAATGGCGACGACCGGAGTTAATCGTGCTCTGCTCCCATGCGGTCGATAGGGAAAAGCTCGCCCAAGCAATCCCAAGCACGGCGAGCGGGAGCAGGATCAGTTTGGCTATTGAAGGCACTCGAAAAACTCCACGCGATGAAATGCCCAAAACCAAAAACAACACTGTTCCTGGGTTATTTGGCTGGTACGCCCTGCATTGTGGAACGTGCTGTTGATTGAATCAAGGATGCTGAATTCGTTGAACGCTGAGCCCAAAAGAGCGGGACCACCTCTGAGCACTTCTAACTCCGGTCGCCTACGGCGCACACGACGGTTTTTGAGTTCGTTACTATATAGACGTCCACGAACCCGTTACTGGAGACATCAAGATGGCAAGAAAGAAGCGAAAGACGAAGGCCGAAAGCAAGGCTGAAGTAAAAACAACTATTCGGTTAGTTGAGTCTGACGAATCAAACCCACGAATTACTGCTGAGCCTGGAACCAAGATCGAAGTCATCGGCGTTGAACTTGTCTCTGGCAAAACGCAGAAGCCACTGAAGATGGCTGCACGGCTTTGCGGCGGCACATCGACTTGTCTTGCCTTGGTCCGAACTGAATGAGCGTGACGAGTGACGCCCCGATGGCGACTCAACAGGACTGGCGTGTCTCCCGATACAACTTTGCCTTCCCGGTCTCCGACGGCATCCTTCTATACAATGCAAATTCTGGTTCAGTCATTCGATTCGCTGGACAAGCTGAGATCGAATTTGCTTGGGCACTGACTCAGTGGCCAGCGGTCTTGAGCTCCGACGTTCTCAGTGAGCAACTGCTCGTTCAACTTCGGGATAGCGGTTTTCTCGTTCCAGAACACTCTGACGAATTGGCCGTCATTCGAGATCGGTACTGGGCTGCGCGAAACGAAGCCCCAGCAGTACTCACGGTCACGACAACCATGGACTGTAATCTCGGGTGCTACTACTGCTACGAGAGCCGGTCGAAAGATTGTCTGGGGGAAGGAGACCTAACTGGTTTGTTAGAGCATGTCTCCACCTTGATCGAGAACGGTGGAAAGCCGCGGTCATCGCTTCACGTTGACTGGTATGGAGGAGAGCCGTTGTTGAACATGGAGTTCCTCGATTCAGCATCCAGAGCAATCCAAGCGTATTGTCTGTCGCAGGACGTCAAATACTCGGCGTCCATTATCTCAAACGGAACCGAATGGCCAGACGATCCCTGCCATTTTGTTCGACACCATAAAATTCGACAGGCTCAAATTTCGTTTGATGGATTGAAACGTAACCACGACCGTCGACGGCGATACAGAAAAGGTTACAAACCACACGGCGAGGCATCGTCGTTTGAACTCGCTATCGCTTTGGTCGACCAATTGCTTGATGCCACGCATGTCGACGTTCGATTCAACATCGACAAAAACAATCAAGATGATCTGCTCCCATTCTTTCGCATGGCGCAGGAAAGAGGTTGGTTTAACCGCCGTTTCCCCATGACCATCCAACCGGCTCGGTTATCAAGTTACTCGGAGACTTCCGCGTTTATGCGGTCCCACGAACTGACCGTTGATCAGTTCGATAAACTTCGGAAAGAGGTTCGCAATGAGTTCGGGGAGCTTGTCACGGTTGAAGAAAGCGAAGTCCCCGACGGGTATCCTTACCCTCGTACGAGCGTTTGCGCCGCATTGTCCCATTCGTCTTCGGTCGTCGGCGCTGAGGGTAAACTCTACCGATGTGGTCTTCAGGTCGGGGAACATGGGCGGTCGGTTGGTTCGCTCCCAAGGACAAGCGAGCCAGCCGGAAACAAGCTATCGCTTCCCATCATCGAAGACCGAAATGACGAACAATGGTGGGCCAACTTTGATCCAACGACTCAACCGAAGTGTTCAGTATGTTCGTTTCTTCCAATTTGCTGGAGCGGGTGCCCGAAGAAACACCTTGAAAACGATGACCACGCCATAGCGGAACAGGGAGCATATTGGCGTTCAAACTTGCCCAGACTCGTCGCGGACCGCGTCGACGCCGACCTAGTCTCACTAGCCCCACTTTCAGAGTCTCTTCAATTCCGATCAGCTTTCGACGGGGCCAATCCGACTTGCTCGACCAACGCTAAGTAAGGCGGTCCAGTTTCATTTCGTTCTCGCTGATGGTAGTAGACATTGTCACATCCTTGAGAGTTGGGTCGTCGTACGCTCGTTTATCCGGACCCTCGGAACTCGGGGACGGAGATTTAAACGCAGAGGGCATCGGAACGCGGTCGGCAGATGCCGTGACTGCAGCGTAACAAGGTCCATTTGCAGCTGCTCCGAAGATGTTTGCGTTTGCAGGTATAAATGCGCAGAACGCAGATCGGTTCCAAAGAACCACAAGAATCATCGTAATAGCGTAGAGACAACGCCAAATTCGGTGGTGCGCAAGCTGAAGTAGCAGCTGCATTGGATGCGCCATGGCGGCCGTCTTTTGGTGGAATCGCGTGGTTTGCGAACCAACCACCTCGCCCGATCCATCAACTAGGCGGCAGTATTCTGATTGCGATTCAGAATGGGAAGAACGCTCGCCGCGATGGCGACTCCCAGATTGCGATGCTGGTCGGCATCCAAATGTATTCCGTCCACTTGACTCGTTTGGGCAACTTTCCCTGCGTCGAAGAAGTCGCATTGCAAACTGTTCGCGACATCTCGCAATGCCGCTGGCAAGCCGATCGCATTTCGCTGGGCACCCTGGAACTTGGTTGCCATTTCGCCTTGAACTTGCTCGATCGCTGGCGGAGCCACAACCATCACCTCCGGCACCAGCATCCCAGGCTCGATTGGGGCTTGACGAATCGCGGTGACGAGCGAGGCCACTCCCTGTGCAGACTGGTTCGCTGAATAGTGATGCATCGACTGGAAGTCGTTGGTTCCCAGGAAGACAACCACAAGCGAAAGTGGAAGTTTAATAACTTTCACTACCTTCATTGAAACTAATCATACGAGAGGTCGTAGAAGGTGACCGTATTGCCGACTTGTTCGGTTGCGGCGAGGCCGATGGGGGTGAATCGGATTCGATCGTCGGAACTTCCGGTGCGACGGTGTATCAACGAAACGACTTCATCAACGACTAAGTCGCGGACGTGGATCGTCATGCCGCCCGTGATCGCCAAGTACTTGCCTTCAGAATCGATGTCGATGTTGCTGACATCGGTGTAGTAGTCTGTGGAGTCGGTTTCACGGCCGTCGGCGACGCGAAAGAACTTCACGATGCCATCCGTTGTATCGCGAATGACACCGCCAACGGCGATCTGCGATCCGTCAGGCGTAAAACGAAGGCTTGATAAGTACAACTCGCCAGCGTTGACTTGGCGTTTGAGTGACCAGTCCGATGTGTTCCAAATCTTGACTTGCTTGGAGTAGTGCCCACAAGCGGCCAGCAGGCGACTGTCGTCACTGAACACCGGCGACTCGGCGAACTGACCGGCGACTTTCAGTTCGGCAACAGTCTGCAACGTGCGCGCATCCCAAATCCGTGCTATGCCTTTGTCTGTCGTCGCCAACCATTTTCCGTTGGGCGAGAAAGCGATGCCTTGGCTTGTACCCATCTGCTCGTCGGCGCGTTTAATTCGCTTTCGCTGTTGGATGCTCCATAGCAGCAACACTCCCTTGTACCCTTCCTTGCCATACTCCTGTCCGCAGGTCGCCAGCGTCTTGCCATCAGGAGAAACGGCGACCTGCGTGACTTCGCCAAGTGCATTGTCAGTGAACGAATGGAGCAATTCACCGGTCGTGGCGTCCCACATCTCGATCACACCTACCTTCTTTCCGAGTCGATGTGCCTCCATCTCTTGCGTCCATTGCTCGCTACCCGGCTCGAAGAACTCGCGTTTGCCCTTTCGTCCGCAGGTCACCACAAACTTGCCATTTGGATCAACGGCGAAAGCCTCGAGTACGCCTGAGGCACGAACGGATAGCGTGGGGACTGCGCTTTCAACTCGCTGGGCATTGCGTCGAGCCTCCTTGAGCAACGGTGAATCGTCAATCGGATGCGCCGCAATCAAAGCAGCTGCCGAATCGTCGCGTTCGCGTTCGACTAACAATTCGTCGACCGCCTTGGCTAGCTCCTCACCACGCAAACCGCGATGACGGATGACCCCATGGTGATCCAAAACAAACGTGGTTGGGAACGAATCGACGTTCCACTGGGTCGCGATCGGACCA is a window encoding:
- a CDS encoding DUF4209 domain-containing protein, yielding MLVESTESCIGQFDDPSEAICERDILKALNTLMKSSSAPEDQSERRGLESEIVAFEFHENDYVASSKGEKSFFRPAMSFQDAKGKQVTVPDPADITPELLDRWSRRCASVTHPVLRFRYAALVWGFSKTVAGATADIEMARSVIDTSIEIAKCRLHTREFSTITKLAYSLSIAQSIRDRDRTEQVCRAIFAYERSIAEDGKLGLWGFAFDLLVDDKRCPTPDDVRDQIIRDLEERLGRVCGDEAEGVNPLAAEAAGVRLARWYRRQDERENVERVLRCYAGAYSAASKNESALVGSAWLQKVFAILMQFGMKEDADQIAVQIRLFSKKGLTELASVSSDVEVPKEELDAFLDDMVDGDLDTVLANFAAHYVPRLDEVELQVKELAADFPFTAMFPSTLVDHEGRPKAHVGSVEHDLEGNIAKITAQNMRYGAIYVRLTLERIAEKFELKTDDLLAFLYRSPILPPDKRSVIEAGLNAYLNQDWLVSIHLLIPQIEDSLLNFVMMCGRSTYKRGRNGAMMLKNFEELLRDEVVAEVFGASTVHYLRILFTDQRGWNLRNAVCHGISPANAFCAAHADRVFHAFLLFGLIHESREPDSKSL
- a CDS encoding radical SAM/SPASM domain-containing protein, giving the protein MDCNLGCYYCYESRSKDCLGEGDLTGLLEHVSTLIENGGKPRSSLHVDWYGGEPLLNMEFLDSASRAIQAYCLSQDVKYSASIISNGTEWPDDPCHFVRHHKIRQAQISFDGLKRNHDRRRRYRKGYKPHGEASSFELAIALVDQLLDATHVDVRFNIDKNNQDDLLPFFRMAQERGWFNRRFPMTIQPARLSSYSETSAFMRSHELTVDQFDKLRKEVRNEFGELVTVEESEVPDGYPYPRTSVCAALSHSSSVVGAEGKLYRCGLQVGEHGRSVGSLPRTSEPAGNKLSLPIIEDRNDEQWWANFDPTTQPKCSVCSFLPICWSGCPKKHLENDDHAIAEQGAYWRSNLPRLVADRVDADLVSLAPLSESLQFRSAFDGANPTCSTNAK
- a CDS encoding GDSL-type esterase/lipase family protein yields the protein MKVIKLPLSLVVVFLGTNDFQSMHHYSANQSAQGVASLVTAIRQAPIEPGMLVPEVMVVAPPAIEQVQGEMATKFQGAQRNAIGLPAALRDVANSLQCDFFDAGKVAQTSQVDGIHLDADQHRNLGVAIAASVLPILNRNQNTAA